Proteins found in one Sphingobium sp. V4 genomic segment:
- a CDS encoding TorF family putative porin, translating into MIRLPAFAAVLLLSAYAPLAFAQDDPGPSDVTVSGSVALASDYRFRGISQTDKAMAVQGGLTVAHRSGLYAGAWASNLAGWGTFGGANMELDLIAGYKLPLADGAAIDVGLTWYMYPSGADKTDFAEPYVKLSGTAGPATLTAGVAYAPRQQALGRWYATGADAASGVYTDPGAKDDNLYLWGDAAMAIAGTPFTAKAHVGQSDGNRGLGPNATSVAPTGSYWDWSLGMDATWRNLTLGLSYVDTDIGRSEAAYLQPSFSKGQDGAGSIADPTLVVALTASF; encoded by the coding sequence ATGATACGCCTACCGGCCTTCGCGGCCGTCCTTCTTCTTTCCGCCTATGCCCCTCTGGCCTTCGCGCAGGATGATCCCGGCCCGTCCGACGTCACCGTCAGCGGATCGGTGGCGCTGGCGTCGGATTATCGCTTCCGCGGCATTTCCCAGACCGACAAGGCGATGGCGGTGCAGGGCGGGCTGACCGTCGCGCATCGCAGCGGGCTTTATGCCGGCGCATGGGCCTCCAACTTGGCGGGCTGGGGCACGTTCGGCGGGGCGAACATGGAACTGGACCTGATCGCGGGCTACAAGCTGCCGCTGGCGGACGGCGCGGCGATCGACGTCGGCCTGACCTGGTACATGTATCCGTCGGGTGCCGACAAGACCGACTTCGCCGAACCCTATGTCAAGCTCAGCGGCACCGCCGGTCCTGCGACGCTGACGGCGGGCGTCGCCTATGCGCCCCGGCAACAGGCGCTGGGCCGCTGGTATGCGACCGGCGCGGACGCCGCTTCGGGCGTCTATACCGATCCGGGCGCGAAGGACGACAATCTCTATCTGTGGGGCGACGCGGCGATGGCGATCGCCGGCACCCCCTTCACCGCTAAGGCGCATGTCGGCCAGAGCGACGGCAATCGTGGGCTTGGCCCCAATGCGACCAGCGTGGCGCCGACCGGCAGCTACTGGGACTGGTCGCTGGGCATGGACGCGACCTGGCGCAACCTGACGCTGGGCCTGTCCTATGTCGACACCGACATCGGCCGCAGCGAGGCCGCCTATCTGCAACCCAGTTTCAGCAAGGGCCAGGACGGCGCCGGCTCGATCGCCGACCCCACGCTGGTCGTGGCGCTGACCGCTTCATTCTAG